The proteins below come from a single Paramormyrops kingsleyae isolate MSU_618 chromosome 25, PKINGS_0.4, whole genome shotgun sequence genomic window:
- the LOC140582766 gene encoding uncharacterized protein, translating to MTAGREKGPEGDKEGSEGPEDDEEGTLGQGRELGTEGNNEGGTTRLGNDEEGTRPEWGLEDDNEGTYPGGAVATDLQAHDAGEGTVHSLDHPLLKGFAAYLEKDLLNENFKQTVENVSRFMFFVNPEEPSLEFLREREKTKLFFRELTEAGLSRQTQVNYMKSLKRFLKYHTVATDLRCDNIALWNEAMFFVEYLGSLQQSSAKLVSKEMTQRR from the exons ATGACGGCAGGACGGGAAAAGGGACCGgagggtgacaaggaagggagcGAAGGACCAGAGGATGATGAGGAAGGGACCCTAGGACAAGGACGGGAACTGGGAACGGAGGGCAACAACGAGGGGGGGACTACAAGACTGGGGAACGACGAGGAGGGCACAAGACCGGAATGGGGACTGGAGGACGATAACGAAGGGACT tacccgggaggtgcagtggccacagacctccaggcacatgatgcaggagaagggactgtacattctctggaccatcccctcctgaagggcttcgccgcatacttggagaaggatctcctgaatgagaatttcaagcagacg gtggaaaacgtcagcaggttcatgttttttgtgaaccctgaagagccatcccttgaatttctgagggagagggagaagacgaagctcttctttcgggagctgactgaggctggtctctccaggcagactcaggtcaactacatgaagagcctgaagag attcctcaagtaccacaccgtggccaccgacctccggtgtgacaacattgccttgtggaatgaggcaatgttcttcgtggagtacctgggctcactccagcagagctctgcaaagttggtgagtaaggagatgacgcaaaggaggtaa